The Armatimonadota bacterium genome includes a window with the following:
- a CDS encoding DUF1858 domain-containing protein translates to MITRDMTIAEAMELCSRAPEILQGHGMGCSVCLISSSETIEEGLTAHGLDVDAVLAELNACASDERNDG, encoded by the coding sequence GTGATCACCAGGGACATGACGATCGCCGAGGCGATGGAGTTGTGTTCGCGGGCTCCGGAGATCCTGCAGGGCCACGGGATGGGTTGCTCCGTGTGCCTGATCTCGTCTTCGGAGACAATCGAAGAAGGACTGACGGCGCACGGCCTGGACGTGGATGCAGTCCTTGCCGAGCTAAACGCCTGCGCCTCCGATGAACGGAACGATGGATAG
- a CDS encoding DUF1385 domain-containing protein, with amino-acid sequence MRDKPITRILRVAAPVAITDSLGRASEAMRVAGVSELPVLEDGRLVGVIREADVFSEIVRRGGAQEAALASIGPLVFREAVLGGSRMSVVQAAEVMDSRSLQSLPIVDEFGRYMGVVTRSDLVGALAGSIRPPSVGGLATPLGVYLTTGHIRAGAGDFGLFLAGASLMVLNYVGLLIIVGLALFVEKALGFPLWTALRTPWAINAEWVDPARSVLLGLSAPIFLLLLRLSPLSGYHAAEHQVVHAIERGEPLTPEVVKTMPRVHPRCGTNIVAAVVVFFMVSEAVSSEVAAMIAVFILVFSWRTIGAYFQQYVTTRPPSLKQLQSGIRAGEGILREYRDNPASHVAGLRRLWNTGMPQVMIGAAFAFGLGEQVLRIVAPELM; translated from the coding sequence ATGCGGGACAAGCCGATAACACGCATCCTCAGGGTCGCGGCGCCCGTCGCGATCACTGACAGTCTGGGCAGGGCATCGGAAGCTATGAGAGTCGCGGGCGTCTCCGAACTGCCCGTTCTCGAAGACGGCCGCCTGGTCGGGGTCATCCGGGAGGCGGATGTATTCTCGGAGATCGTAAGGCGAGGCGGCGCTCAGGAAGCCGCGCTCGCGTCAATCGGTCCGCTCGTGTTCCGCGAGGCCGTCCTCGGAGGCAGCCGTATGTCGGTCGTGCAGGCCGCGGAGGTCATGGATTCCCGCTCCCTTCAGTCGCTGCCGATCGTGGACGAGTTCGGGCGATACATGGGCGTCGTCACCAGGTCCGACTTGGTCGGGGCGCTCGCCGGAAGCATTCGACCGCCGAGTGTAGGCGGCCTGGCAACTCCCTTGGGGGTCTACCTGACGACCGGCCATATACGGGCGGGCGCCGGGGACTTCGGGCTCTTCCTTGCCGGGGCGTCGCTGATGGTGCTCAACTACGTCGGGCTGCTGATTATAGTCGGCCTGGCATTGTTCGTGGAGAAGGCTCTGGGGTTTCCTCTGTGGACCGCCCTGAGAACTCCGTGGGCGATCAACGCCGAATGGGTGGACCCGGCTCGAAGCGTGCTGCTCGGTCTGTCGGCGCCGATATTTCTGCTGCTGTTGAGGCTCTCGCCGCTGTCGGGATACCATGCGGCCGAGCATCAGGTCGTGCATGCAATCGAGCGCGGGGAGCCTCTTACCCCCGAGGTCGTCAAGACGATGCCGCGGGTGCACCCGCGCTGCGGCACGAACATCGTGGCCGCAGTGGTGGTTTTCTTCATGGTGTCCGAAGCGGTTTCGAGCGAGGTCGCGGCGATGATCGCCGTGTTCATACTCGTGTTCTCCTGGCGCACCATCGGAGCGTACTTTCAGCAGTACGTGACGACCCGTCCACCCAGCCTGAAACAGTTGCAGAGCGGCATCCGGGCGGGTGAGGGCATACTTCGGGAGTACCGGGACAACCCGGCCTCTCACGTTGCCGGTCTGCGCAGACTATGGAATACGGGAATGCCCCAGGTGATGATCGGTGCGGCCTTCGCATTCGGCCTGGGAGAGCAGGTGCTTCGTATAGTGGCGCCTGAACTCATGTAG
- a CDS encoding 50S ribosomal protein L28: MARTCDVCGKGPQFGQNIRHQHSGSWALRAPKTKRRWNPNLQTVRVANGRSSTRQMSVCAKCLKAGKVIKAA, from the coding sequence ATGGCACGAACTTGTGATGTCTGCGGCAAAGGCCCGCAGTTTGGTCAGAATATCCGCCACCAGCACTCGGGATCGTGGGCCCTGCGCGCTCCGAAGACCAAGCGCAGATGGAATCCGAACCTGCAGACCGTCCGCGTCGCCAACGGCAGGAGCAGCACCCGCCAGATGTCCGTGTGCGCCAAGTGCCTGAAGGCCGGCAAGGTCATCAAGGCCGCTTGA